A section of the Bradyrhizobium oligotrophicum S58 genome encodes:
- a CDS encoding thiol-disulfide oxidoreductase DCC family protein, which translates to MYYDGSCPLCRAEIGYYRRTDEAGALCFVDVSTADAAAPDGMTQREAMQRFHVRAGDGRVLSGAAAFVEVWRRLPRWRWAARLASLPGVLAGLELGYRLFLPVRPFISRRVARLQQRRAVSDGAPRG; encoded by the coding sequence GTGTATTATGACGGCTCCTGTCCGCTGTGCCGGGCGGAAATCGGATATTACCGTCGCACCGACGAGGCCGGCGCGCTGTGCTTCGTCGACGTCTCGACCGCGGACGCCGCGGCGCCGGACGGCATGACCCAGCGAGAGGCCATGCAGCGGTTCCACGTCCGCGCGGGAGATGGGCGGGTGCTCTCGGGCGCCGCGGCCTTCGTCGAGGTCTGGCGGCGGTTGCCGAGATGGCGCTGGGCGGCACGCCTGGCGTCGCTGCCGGGCGTCCTGGCTGGGCTGGAACTGGGCTACCGGCTGTTTCTTCCCGTGCGGCCGTTCATTTCCCGCCGCGTCGCGCGCCTCCAGCAGCGCAGGGCGGTTTCCGACGGTGCCCCGCGCGGGTGA
- a CDS encoding transposase has protein sequence MARLARVVIPGLPHHVTQRGNGRARTFFGDDDYALYRDLLATHCEAAGVAVWAWCLMPNHVHLILVPSDADGLRRALSRVHRIYAGIIQARRKRSGHFWQGRFGAVAMDEAHLAAALRYVSLNPVRARLVARPQDWAWSSTRAHLRGRDDGVTAREPVKTMFPDMAGLLRNAPEDEEALLARLRAAESIGRPIGSDRFLARIEKLTGRVLKPAKRGPKPAEED, from the coding sequence ATGGCCCGTCTTGCCCGTGTCGTCATTCCCGGTCTGCCGCACCACGTCACCCAGCGCGGCAACGGCCGCGCGCGAACCTTTTTCGGTGACGACGACTACGCGCTGTACCGCGACCTGCTCGCGACCCATTGCGAGGCGGCCGGCGTCGCGGTGTGGGCGTGGTGCCTGATGCCGAACCACGTGCATCTGATCCTGGTGCCGTCGGATGCTGACGGCTTGCGCCGGGCGCTGTCGCGGGTGCATCGCATCTATGCCGGCATCATCCAGGCGCGCCGCAAGCGCAGCGGACATTTTTGGCAGGGGCGGTTCGGCGCGGTGGCGATGGACGAGGCGCACCTCGCCGCCGCGCTGCGCTATGTCAGCCTCAACCCGGTGCGGGCGCGGCTGGTGGCGCGGCCCCAGGATTGGGCGTGGTCGAGCACACGCGCGCATCTGCGCGGGCGCGACGACGGCGTCACCGCGCGCGAGCCGGTCAAGACAATGTTCCCGGACATGGCCGGGCTCCTGAGAAACGCGCCGGAGGACGAGGAGGCGCTGCTCGCCCGCCTGCGCGCGGCCGAGAGCATCGGCCGTCCGATCGGCAGCGACCGCTTCCTCGCGCGGATCGAGAAGCTGACCGGCCGCGTGCTCAAGCCGGCCAAGCGCGGGCCGAAGCCAGCAGAGGAGGATTGA